The sequence below is a genomic window from Thiomonas intermedia.
CGTCGCTGTCCGACCTGCTGCTGTTCGAGCTGGAGGATGTGCCGGGTGTCCCTCTGGACGACGTGGTCGAGGTTTCCAACTATGTCGCTGCACTCGAGCATGGCCTGACGCGCCTTCGCGGTGGCTTTCCGCTGTCCAATCGGTTGATCCGCGAGGTGCATGAGAAACTGCTGGCGCGCGGCCGAGGGGCGGATAAGCAGCCCGGCGAATTCCGTCGCAGCCAGAACTGGATCGGCGGGACCCGGCCAGGCAATGCGCTGTTTGTGCCCCCGCCACCCAACTTCGTCGAAGCATGCATGGCCCAGCTCGAGGCCTTCCTGCACGCCGAGGACGACGGCTTGCCTACGCTGGTACGGGCGGCATTGGCGCATGTGCAGTTCGAAACCATCCACCCCTTTCTCGACGGCAACGGGCGGGTTGGACGTCTGCTGATCGCCTTGATTCTGTTCGAGTCGAACGTCCTGCGACAGCCGCTGCTGTACCTGTCGCTGTTTTTCAAGCAGCATCGCGAGGAGTATTACCGCTTGCTGGGCCTCGTACGCACGTCCGGCGACTGGGAGTCGTGGCTCGACTTCTTCCTGGATGGGGTGGCACAGACCGCTGGCCAAGCCGTCGAGACCGCGCACCGGCTGCTGGCTCTGTTCCGAGACGATGCTGCTCGTGTGCAGGACCTCGGTCGGGCCGCTGCGAGCGCGTTACGTGTGTTCGACGCGTTGCGTGCACGACCCCTGAGCAGCATCGGCACCATCGTCGAGCGCACGGGTGCGGCCTATCCCACCGTCGCTCGGGCCGTTGAGTCCCTTGAAACTCTTGGCATCGTTCGCGAAGTGACTGGTCGCAAGCGCGAGCGCGTGTTCGGCTACACGCACTATCTGGACATCCTCAACGAAGGCGCTGAACCCTTGTGATGTTCTAGCGCCGTCACATCTCCGATGACCTTCACTCTCGGCTCCTAGTACAACATCCCTGAAATACCGTTACATAGAGAGGGGCATGAAGTAGACTGTTTGGCCATGAGTCGTGAGCGCGTGGCATCAGTCATCAAGTTGTCGAGGAAGGATCAGGCGAAGCTGCGAGATACGCTGCGTCGGGGTACGGCGCCGCAGCGCGACGCGCTGCGAGCGCGGATCGCGTTGCTGCTCCACGATGGACACACGATCTCGTCGATCGCATCGACGTTGCAGGTGTCGCGGCCGACCGTGATGCGCTGGCGAGAGCGGCTTGCGCAATCGGGTGTGGAAGGCCTGCACGAGGGGCTGCGCCCGGGCCGACCTCGACAGATTGACCCGGCGCAGCGTTTGCAACTGCTGGCGCTAGCGTGCGAGACCGGCGAGGATCGCGCCGGGACGCTGCCGACGCTGGATGAGTTGTGCGTGCGCGCAGTGGAGCGAGGCGTGGTCAAGCACATCAGCCGTAGCCACTTGCAGCGCATTTTGCAGGCTGGCGACGTGCGGCCGCACCGCGTTCGGCAATGGTTGCATTCGCCCGACCCGCAATTCCGCGAGAAGGTCAACGCGATTTGCGCGCTGTACCGGCGCGCGCCCAAGGGCAGCGTGGTGCTGAGCGTCGATGAGAAGACCGGCATCCAGGCCATCGAGCGCAAGCATGCGGATCGCCACGCGCAACCCGGGCGACTGCGCCGCCACGAATTCGAATACATCCGCCACGGTACACAGGCGCTGACCGCGGCGCTGGACGTGCATACCGGCCGTGTGCTGGGGCGCTGTACCGATCGCCGCACCCAGGCCGACCTCGTGGCTTTCATGGAAGACGTCGCGCGCGCATATCCCAGCGGGCCCGTGCATGTCATCTGGGACAACCTCAATACCCATCGCGCCTGGGGCGTGTGGCAGGCGTTCAATGCCCGACACGGCGGACGCTTCGTCTTTCACTACACCCCGCTGCATGCCAGTTGGGTCAACCAGATCGAGTTGCTGTTCGGCATCTACGCCCGCCGGGTGCTGCGCCGTGCCAGCCACATCTCGGTGCACCATCTGCGCGAGCGCACCGAGGACTTCATTGCCCAGCGCAACCTCGATCCGCGACCGTTCCGCTGGACGTTTGCAGGCTTCGAGTTGCAAACTGGGGAGCCTAGGCATCACGTCCATTGCTCTCGCCATGACCGCACCCCTCGTCCCCGACCCCGCCAGTGAATTGCAGGGCTTGCTCGCCCAGTTGACCGGGCACGCCGCCGCCCGAGTGCGCCGCTATGGCAAGCATCTGCTCATCCAGATGCAGCGCGACGAATCCCTCGACACCGTCGCCCGATTGACCGAGACAGGGCGCGACCACTACGTGGCTGCCTTTCGAACCCATTCAGGGCGTTGGGAGCCACTGCCCGCCTCCGGCAACCTGCACCAAACCGCCGAGATCGTGGTCGCCATGCTGGCGCCATACCTTGATCCTGAGCTGTAACTCTATTTAAGGGATGTTGTACTAGTCATGCAACCGCAAAGCCACGAAAGAGGCAGTGCGATCAAACTCGGCGCGCGTCGCTTTCGATGGGAGATCGTCAGACTCAGCGCAATTCGGGGTCTCCACCAGGCGATTCCAAACGACGTGGCCGCCGGCTATCCTGGTACAGAGGATGATGTGCTGGCATTGACCACAGATGGAATCAGCCTTCTATTGCATCTGCATCCCCTGATCTTGCAGCAGGCCGGAAAGAGGGTGAGCAAGGGCTTCGTTGTCATTGGTGGGTTGAACACGTGGCAAGCCCTTCAGCCGTGGCATGCGGCCAGGATGCGGCTTGAGTCGATCGAGTCCAGCCGCCTCAGTGATCAAGAGTGCGTCGCCACCCAGCAGATTTCTACACCCAACGCGGGCAAAGATCGATCACGCGCCGCTTGTTCCGTGCTCGAACCGCTCATCGAAGAAGTTCCGGCGCTCGTCATATCCAGCAAACTCGACGACGATGACATCGCTCGGTTGGCCCTCGCCGAGCGATGGCTCTTGGCCGCCAGTGTTGCACCCAAGCGGAGGATCGGCCGTGAATTGACCGCTCTTCATGGGCAAGCAAAGACACTGGGCCTTATCGACGAACTCACACCGCAGCTGCGGACTTTTACGGCATTGGCCCGCGTATTGGGTGTGACGACCCAGGGCCTACGGAAACAGCGCAGCGATGTAGACAGCAGCGACGATGGTGCAGACGCCTGAGACAGAACCCGCGAGCCGAGCCACGGGCGCGATCGAGCGGTTGTCCCGGTTGTGTGGCCACGATGCGGACGTCAATGCATTGCTGGAATGGATTGAGCCGCCCGCATCGGCACAAGCGTTGCCACTGGTCCTCGAGGGCCTGCGCGATCTGTTGCCAGTCATGCGCGATCTTGCAGCGGACAAGCCGGACTTGTTCGACGTTGTTGACAACGCGAAATTCGATGCGCTGAGAAGTGGCCTCGAAGAAATTGCCCCTGTCCTTCGCAACCTCCCAGCAGAGCTGGAACTGGCTGAAGTCCGTCCATCGCCTCGGCGCCCCAAGCAACCGTTCCGCGGGGTGATGTCAGGGTATCCCTTGTATACCCTGATCGGGACATGGCGGCATTTTGAAGCACGCGATGCCAAAGCCAAGACCATGCGGCCCGCCCTGGCTGCCATTGTCTTGTTTGCGAAGGTGCGCAGTGTCATGCAGCACGGGGCTGACGATGGCGCGACTCCCCTGTATGCCGGAGCCAAGGCTGCACGGCAAATGCTCGAAAGTGCAGCGATCCCCGAATCGTGGAGCATGTCGTTATCTGGCCTGATTGACGGCATTCGCGGGAGCGAAGCACAGTACCGCAGTGTCGCGGACGAGGGTGTACGCCATGCAGAACTGCGACGCCTGGTCGAGCCAGTTCTAAGAGCTCGCGGCCTGATCGCCGAGCGGCCTCCCAATGGCGCGCCCGAAGACCACGTCGTCGTCATCGAGCTGCAGCAGGCGCTGCCGACGGATCGCATTGACGTGCAGCGGGAGCTCCGCCTCCACACCAGCACCAAGGACGATCTCGAACGGGATGGGCTGACCCCGGGTGAGTTCGACACGGCGGAGGAGTACATCGAGTGGACTGAGTATGGGGAGGACTGGGATGCCGAGGCGAGCCCTGCAGGGATCGAGTTAGAGCCATTGGAGCGGAGTCTCGCGGAGCAGGTCATTCGAGCCCGGAGTCTGATTGGGCGGCGCGAACGGGCCGCCCAGCTGCTCGCCTGCGACTGGATACGCCCGGCTGACGTTGAGATCGCAGCGCTGTGGGCGACTCTGAAGCTTCGGCCGACAGCAAGCCCTGACGATCAGGAACGGGAAATCAGAGCACTGCTGGCCGTGACATTGTGGACGGGCAGGCCGGTTCAGGAGGTCGCAAGGATGCAGATCATCAACCGGCGTGAAAAGGCGCCCGAGCAGTGGTCGGCAGGCCTGTTGATGTGGGCCATCGATACCCGCGATCTGGCCGCCTCGGTGCTGCGTCCAGTCGGCCAACCCAAGCATCGCGGCATCGACCTTGGCCAGGCCTTGCCAACCGTTGACCGTATCACGCTCGATGTGGATGAGCTCCTCGGTGACTTTCTCGTCGTCTTGCCCAATGCGGCTTCCCTGGCTTCGTCTGAGCGGGTTCGAGCGGCCATGGCGTTCGCCACGCCGACGAAGACCTTGATCGAAGCATCGCGGAGTTGGGTACGCGAGCACGCAAAGCAGGAGCACGGTCGCCTCACCTTGGCGATGGTCGAGACGTGGATGTTCAGATGCATCGTTGAGCACCGTCGCGACCATGCACTCGCCAGTTTGTTGACGGGGAGGCCGCATCAACTTGCCGACACCGGTTTGCATTACCTCTGCGTCAGTGCAGACGAGGCCGCGCAATGGCTTCGCGCTGAACAGCGGCAGAGGTTGGCCGAATTGAGTCGGGCGGCGCTCCCCATTCCCTATGCCATCGCCGAGGACAGAGAAATCCGGGCGCAGATCGGTAAAGCGGTGACCACAGTCGTTGGTGCACGGGTTGTGCCCCGACTCGAAGTGATCCATCGCATGGTTCGGTCACTGCGGAAGGAACTGGATTTGCAACGGGGCATGCCGATGGCCAGCGATGCCCGCTTGAAATTGCACAACGCCTACACGCAGTATGTGCATGCGATGCTTCGTTTTGCCCTTGGGATGCGTGACGTGGGACAACCGTTGCCCAATTGGGAGCGCATCGACACGAAGAACATGGTCGTGCTGCTGAGCGACAAGGATGATGTGGCCAGCACGGCCACACGAATCGCGCCGCTTTGCCCCACCCTTTCCCGGCAGCTCCAGCTTTACGCGAAGCACTGGCGCGCGACTTGGGCGAAGTTGCTCTCACACTCATGCGATAGCCTGCCTCCGGTGTTGTTCTACCTTTTGCGCAAGGGCTCGCATGTCCAGGTGATCGAGCGCCCCACTGCGGAGATGCGGCAGCAATTCAAGCTTCTAACGGGCTACGGTCTGCCGCTGAATTCAAGTCGCCACTGGCTGCGGACGCGCCTCGCACAGGAGGGCGTGCCAGGCGAGATGATCGAAGCTTTCATGGGGCACTGGCAGCGAGGCGCTGAGCCGTGGGGACGGTATAGCGCTCTGCCTGCGCGGGTGGTGACCGAGACCTTGCGCCCAACGTTGGAAAAACTCGTGTGCGAGGCGGGTTTCAGCGCGCTAAGAGGCTGGGCATGACAGGGTCCGCTTGGGGTGGTTTCGACATCGATCCCATTGCTGTTTCAGGGGCAGCCTCAGACATTCGGCGCCGGCGAGAGGCCAGCGAAACCCGGCGCGTTGACGTGCAAAGCACGGTGCGTGCATGGATCGAAGATGGGGGACATCGTTCCTGGCTCGAGGGGCAGATGGGCCTTACCGTAGACGCGCAACATGTCAAGGCGCTGCGCGCGAAGATTGACCTGGTCTATAGGGGGTCAGATAGGCGATGGGCGACGAACTATCTTGTCCGAGGCCTCGAACGTGGGCGGCTGCAGTGCGGCTGGCATGTGAAGGTGCCCCCGCACGTTCTCACGTTGCGATTGCCGTCGCCTCAGCTCAACGCAGACACCTTCGTCGGGCTGACAAAGTCAACTGACATTGAGCAGGCCATCCTCGCGTCCTGGGGCCAATGCGCGCAGTCTGCGGCCCCGGCGACGCAGGAGATGATCATTATTAGTGCGATCTGGCATTCGGCGCTGATTGATCGAAAGCGCATCAACGCTGTCGACGAACAGTTGCGTGCGGGGTCCGTGCGTGTCACTGCTGACGGGCAGTGGGCCTGGGTGGAATGGCAGGACGCACCAGGCAACTGGCAGCGCCATGTGTTCGATCCATACACGACCCTTTTGATCTTGCGTTGGTTGGACGATCGCGTCAGCGGGCCCGACAACTCTGTGGAGGCAACGCCAAAAGATCGAGAGTCTCCCTCGCTTAGGTTGTCGCTCAGGGTCTGGCGCACCCTGAGAGCGAGGCTCGGCAGTGAGGCGTTTGGCGTGCGCTGTTGGTCGGACTTCCTAGGCGCGGCGCAGGCCAAATGGCACTACGTCTTGCCGCCGGCTCTGGCGCACTACGCGCATGGGAAGATCAGTACCGCATCACTGCCTCCACATGCGTGCTGGCGGGTGCTTCTTGGAAAGAGGCTCGCACCGCAACCAGCCGAACGTGCCGAGGATGGCGAAGAATCGCCCGCCAGCTTCGTCGCAGATGGCAAGGGCAAACGAGGACGTGCCCCAGGCCAAGGTGCTCGCGCGCAGCCGGCCGGACGCAACGGCGAAGTCCGCGCACTGATGCTTGGCGACAACCGGCGTGCGGGCGTTGTCCTCGCCGCTCTGAGGCGCTATCGGAAACAATTAAGCGACTCCCGAAAACTCGACTGGATCCTGTGCGACTGGATGATTGCGCTGATGCGCCCGAGTGGTCGAACAGGCAATCGCCTGAGTTCCGCGCGCGAGTTGCTTACCCGAGTTGACCGTAGGCTTGACGCCGTGCTGGGCTCGACTCTTCCCGACGATCCATCGATCTGGAACGATTCGATCGAGGCCATCATTCAGTGTGCACCGCAGAGCAGCCGCGGCAACATCCGCACCGCGCTGGCTATGCTCGACGCCCATGTGCGCAGCGTGCGGTGCTGGGAGCATCCCGAGGCTGACCTCGGCAGGGATGAGGGTAGCGTTGTCGATGCCCAAGTTGTGACCGAACGGGAGTTTCAAGATGTGATGCAGGAGTTGCGAGCGCAGGCTGTATCCCGCGAATGTGAAGTCGCCGCAATCCTCGGCTACCGATGCGGGCTGCGGCGCACGGAAATTCGAGGCCTGCGCCTGATCGACTTTCAGGGTCGCGTGGAGCCTTTGCTATTCGTGCGCAGCCATGCGGGACGCGCGCTCAAACGCGATAGCGGCCGTCGCGTGCTGCAGCTCAAAAGCCTTTGTACCGAGGATGAGCTCGGGCTGCTGTACGCGCAAGCCGACGCCAGCGAGCGCATGGCGCAAGCCTCGCCCATTGCGCGCGACCTGGTCCTGCTGCTTCCTCAGGCCAGCGATCCGGCGGCACGCCTGCCCGAAGAGTCGTTGCTTGGTCCGGTCCAGGATGTGTTGCGACAGATATGCGGAGAAGGCGCGATTCGATTTCATCACCTCCGGCACAGCGCCGCGAACCGCACGCTTTGTGACTTGATCGAGGCGGCTGTCCCGCGGGCATCGCATCTGCTCGACCCAGAAGGGCTGAGTCGAGACATCGCATCTTTGCGTCACCGCGCTCTTGTCGGAGCCGGGCAATCGCTGAGACCGCTGGTTTGGGCGACCAGTGCCCTTCTGGGGCATGTCACACCCCAAACCACGCTCGGCAGCTATGTGCACGTTCTGGACATGTTGCTCGGCCATGCAACACGCCGGGAAGCCATGGCTCTGCGTATCCCCTCAATGACGCTGGCCTGGCT
It includes:
- a CDS encoding IS630-like element ISThsp15 family transposase; this translates as MSRERVASVIKLSRKDQAKLRDTLRRGTAPQRDALRARIALLLHDGHTISSIASTLQVSRPTVMRWRERLAQSGVEGLHEGLRPGRPRQIDPAQRLQLLALACETGEDRAGTLPTLDELCVRAVERGVVKHISRSHLQRILQAGDVRPHRVRQWLHSPDPQFREKVNAICALYRRAPKGSVVLSVDEKTGIQAIERKHADRHAQPGRLRRHEFEYIRHGTQALTAALDVHTGRVLGRCTDRRTQADLVAFMEDVARAYPSGPVHVIWDNLNTHRAWGVWQAFNARHGGRFVFHYTPLHASWVNQIELLFGIYARRVLRRASHISVHHLRERTEDFIAQRNLDPRPFRWTFAGFELQTGEPRHHVHCSRHDRTPRPRPRQ
- a CDS encoding DNA breaking-rejoining enzyme, catalytic core; this encodes MTGSAWGGFDIDPIAVSGAASDIRRRREASETRRVDVQSTVRAWIEDGGHRSWLEGQMGLTVDAQHVKALRAKIDLVYRGSDRRWATNYLVRGLERGRLQCGWHVKVPPHVLTLRLPSPQLNADTFVGLTKSTDIEQAILASWGQCAQSAAPATQEMIIISAIWHSALIDRKRINAVDEQLRAGSVRVTADGQWAWVEWQDAPGNWQRHVFDPYTTLLILRWLDDRVSGPDNSVEATPKDRESPSLRLSLRVWRTLRARLGSEAFGVRCWSDFLGAAQAKWHYVLPPALAHYAHGKISTASLPPHACWRVLLGKRLAPQPAERAEDGEESPASFVADGKGKRGRAPGQGARAQPAGRNGEVRALMLGDNRRAGVVLAALRRYRKQLSDSRKLDWILCDWMIALMRPSGRTGNRLSSARELLTRVDRRLDAVLGSTLPDDPSIWNDSIEAIIQCAPQSSRGNIRTALAMLDAHVRSVRCWEHPEADLGRDEGSVVDAQVVTEREFQDVMQELRAQAVSRECEVAAILGYRCGLRRTEIRGLRLIDFQGRVEPLLFVRSHAGRALKRDSGRRVLQLKSLCTEDELGLLYAQADASERMAQASPIARDLVLLLPQASDPAARLPEESLLGPVQDVLRQICGEGAIRFHHLRHSAANRTLCDLIEAAVPRASHLLDPEGLSRDIASLRHRALVGAGQSLRPLVWATSALLGHVTPQTTLGSYVHVLDMLLGHATRREAMALRIPSMTLAWLGKTRPSSIDVLRHSLKSAAGSATPQTLASVLIARLVPKLSQRFPLSCPWPVESLQKAGRRSAVAAENAASKRLGNIVEALRLIHALRNNPKAPEALRFAGPTVCRAIAEQTRRWSSLRGPSPARRATSGYVDGTIRVGALALDRPRKHRLLKPRALERDAQSFLAAWRAWHSEEPVAVERVLTVHWARHDTDDHAIVFTDIEEAQLWLSAVGRLHSLGAPLLLDALQWHHTPNARGAGSAIIQRNAWLKELQMDWVTVTNAAPRSFARAKPVPAAGALRAGDGNQRGHSGGMLQALDAASYVMTLSILIRASLGQVT
- a CDS encoding site-specific integrase: MVQTPETEPASRATGAIERLSRLCGHDADVNALLEWIEPPASAQALPLVLEGLRDLLPVMRDLAADKPDLFDVVDNAKFDALRSGLEEIAPVLRNLPAELELAEVRPSPRRPKQPFRGVMSGYPLYTLIGTWRHFEARDAKAKTMRPALAAIVLFAKVRSVMQHGADDGATPLYAGAKAARQMLESAAIPESWSMSLSGLIDGIRGSEAQYRSVADEGVRHAELRRLVEPVLRARGLIAERPPNGAPEDHVVVIELQQALPTDRIDVQRELRLHTSTKDDLERDGLTPGEFDTAEEYIEWTEYGEDWDAEASPAGIELEPLERSLAEQVIRARSLIGRRERAAQLLACDWIRPADVEIAALWATLKLRPTASPDDQEREIRALLAVTLWTGRPVQEVARMQIINRREKAPEQWSAGLLMWAIDTRDLAASVLRPVGQPKHRGIDLGQALPTVDRITLDVDELLGDFLVVLPNAASLASSERVRAAMAFATPTKTLIEASRSWVREHAKQEHGRLTLAMVETWMFRCIVEHRRDHALASLLTGRPHQLADTGLHYLCVSADEAAQWLRAEQRQRLAELSRAALPIPYAIAEDREIRAQIGKAVTTVVGARVVPRLEVIHRMVRSLRKELDLQRGMPMASDARLKLHNAYTQYVHAMLRFALGMRDVGQPLPNWERIDTKNMVVLLSDKDDVASTATRIAPLCPTLSRQLQLYAKHWRATWAKLLSHSCDSLPPVLFYLLRKGSHVQVIERPTAEMRQQFKLLTGYGLPLNSSRHWLRTRLAQEGVPGEMIEAFMGHWQRGAEPWGRYSALPARVVTETLRPTLEKLVCEAGFSALRGWA
- a CDS encoding Fic family protein encodes the protein MQRGETGQFEVASTAGEVVHAFIPTPLPPVPPLDLTGQRQKRLEASLLACGRLDGIAAMLPDPDLFLYTYVRREAVLSSQIEGTQSSLSDLLLFELEDVPGVPLDDVVEVSNYVAALEHGLTRLRGGFPLSNRLIREVHEKLLARGRGADKQPGEFRRSQNWIGGTRPGNALFVPPPPNFVEACMAQLEAFLHAEDDGLPTLVRAALAHVQFETIHPFLDGNGRVGRLLIALILFESNVLRQPLLYLSLFFKQHREEYYRLLGLVRTSGDWESWLDFFLDGVAQTAGQAVETAHRLLALFRDDAARVQDLGRAAASALRVFDALRARPLSSIGTIVERTGAAYPTVARAVESLETLGIVREVTGRKRERVFGYTHYLDILNEGAEPL